The DNA segment gtcaacgcagcgctGACACAGACTGTTGACGGGTACACAAAAGGCCCCTCTACCAGCAACTGGCAACCTGAACAAATGATGAAAAGGGTCAGCGTCAAATGCTACCGTGGGGACGGCTTCGACCTCAGATTCCCAGATTTATACGTGCTTGCTAAATATGCGGGGCGTATTTAACAACATCGGGGGCGGAGTTCGGCGGAAGGTGCGATATCATGGGTGGAATATTGCAACCGATTCAACGATTGTGATTGGCagcgatacagtcatcagattccctagtctagtcgcCTAGGGAAGAGGAGGGTGTTAAAAGCGGAGACCTTTGGTGCAGGAgaggctgacgtgtcctgatgtgaactcagacgtttaatatgctcctgcatggagtgggcttccgcatCTGGAGCCAGTGCaactaatgtaaaaaaaaaaaaacccttttcccttcatttctaCTACCGGAAGTACTCGTCGATGAATCCcggtggattcctggcccaaacgccacctcgagtCGCAACAGTGTTTTGTCCGGCGCACGCGCGGTAACGACAGATGCTGGTCTTATTGATTGCACAAGCCGACAACAGACCACTCCCTGATTACTTTTGTTTCGAGTCCTTAGCCTAACGCGCACAGTGCTACTTTGGTTACAAGGGCAGCTCTAGCCTTTTCTGCACGCCACTGGCCTTGACGCGCGGCTTTGAAGAGGCCGCATCTTCGTCGAGTTGCACTTTCTTCCCTTCATCACTATCGTCACTAATCACTCCTTTTATTCCCCGTCCCTTTTTTCCCGTTTCAAAGCAGTAGGCCAGAGCACGatctagctcaggtcgaccttttatgcctttctgtaaataaatcacctctctctctctctctctctctctcactcactcactctcactctctccttTATGTCCTGGTGCAGTGGGCCGAGACGCGGTGCGACTCCCGGTGCTGATGTTCATCCACGGCGAGTCGTACGAGTGGAACTCGGGCAACCCTTACGACGGCACCGTTATGGCCTCGCTCGGAAACGTGGTCGTGGTCACCATCAACTTCCGCCTGGGAATCCTCGGTGAGCGACGCACCGGTTGCGCCTAGCCGAAGCGTGAAGACGAAAGGTGGTGGCCTTGTCGTTAAATACCAGCTGCTCTCAGTAAACGTCGCTAAGGGTCAAACCAAAACAAGACGGAAATACCGATGACATTGCGCTCGCCGTAACGACTGCGTAAAGAAACGAGTTTCTGTCCCAGATTGGCATCGTATTTTAAATGTACGCAATTAAAAGAAAGCTACTTCGTCTCGTCGATTTCCAGTTAATTGGAGGGGCACAGCAACTTATTCACCTTGGAGGCAATTTAAAGGCAACGTAAGAACAGTATTTAAATTATTTTTGTAGCTTTTCTTCTTTAACGCTGGCATTTGCGCTGTAGCATCAGCGACGCTGTTATCTAACTTAGCAGACGTCTTAAATACATTCATGAAAGGAAAGAGCGTGTTGAATTTCTTGCTCTTGCTTATGCAGCGACGACGAAACCACGTACGTATGCTTTGACTGGTTGGAAGCATGGCTTTCCTTCGCGACATTCGGAACCCTGAGAAATGGGTAAAATTGCTCGTTGAATTTGTGTGTTGCAAGAAACATTGACGTTGGCATATGAGAAAAGTGTAGTTAACTTTGTTTTGCGAAAATGGTATTACTTTCGACTGCAATTTGAAAATCGCTTaagataaagaaacaaagaaagaaagacatcttgAGACCTGACctcacaacaacaacagcaataaaaaGCGGCTTCGTGGGGACGCAGGAATTTGAAGTACACTCTCATTTTCTGCGAGGGCGTGCGGAGGCTGTCAGTGGCGCACACATCGGGGAGATTTGAGATGCTCGCCTGTCGACAGTACATAGCCTTGTTCCTTTAAAGGCActttgcaaacaaacaaacaaacgaacaaacaaacaaacaaacaaacacacaagcaaacaaacaaacaaacaaacaagaagacaaacagacagacagatcaACGAACAAAtaaacagacagacaggcaaataaacaaacaaacgtaCAAGctaacaaacgaacgaacgaacaaacaataATGTCGACAACAGAATGATGACACAGGATTTTTGCGTCGCATGCTCCTGACACCGACGCCCCATTTCAAAGTAAAGAATATAGCTAACTCATTGCAGAACTTCACACCGCTATACCTCTCCAGCGCTTCGCTTGAAAGCTGAACGATGGTGACCCTGTTGGCACCCCAGGGCTATCCAGTGGCGTCCTGGGGCTGTACCGACTTTTCCGGAAAAAAACATTTTATGCACGTGGCCCTGTTGACAGTCAGCGTACCATGAGAGAGTTCCGTCAATTATAAAGCGAATGTTGCCGCCCAACCAATTTCCACGTGCCTGCAAACTTCAAAAGGGAAATGGTTTCGACTGTGTCATTTAAACAACTAAAAAGGAAAAGTTCCACTGTTTGCCTCCGGTAGTGGAACTCTGAGGAAATGAGGTCAGTGAGATGACTGTACATAGGATTACCTTAATGCTATCGCCTTCTTTGCTAAATGTTCTCTTGAAGGGAAGGCTGGAACGTTGTACTAAAGGAATGAATAAAGGAACGTTGTATCGATCGGTCTAGCGAACAAATACAATTGCAGGACAAAGAAAAACATGAGATCCTCATTTCTATACTGCTTTTGTACTTCATTTGGCGTCATCTTAACATAATAGCCAAAGAGCCGAACAATGTGCGTGTTCCGCATTTGTCTCTGTATTGTCCCAATATTTATCAGTTTTTTCCCCCTCTTAGCCACGTTTTGAAAACAACGAGTCGGTGCGGTCTCAATGATCGTTTAACCAGTTAGACCCTGTTGTTGCATCCTTGTTAGAAGTGCGTGTACGCTGCGTACACGCACTGTGTCACATGACGTGTGTGACAACAATGTGTCACACACGTCGCGCCGGTCGTTTGTCCCATGCTACTTTGATCTGTTGCTATGCTATTGATCTAACTGTGAGCGCTTGAGGCATGTGTTACTACGCATATTGTTTGAACACTTATCATACGACTTTTaaccttttttctttgttttcatgcTTGGCGTGTTGCTTTATTATAGTTCGGGATAACTCTAAAGCGGCACACCTTCGCACGTTTCTTTCATTCGCTCAAGAACAACGAGGAGAGCAACAGTTCAACGTTGAGAACTACAGCGACAACAACGCTCCGCGCGCTCTCGCAGGCTTCCTTCCGGCGATGGGCAACAGCGCACGGGCCAACAACGGCCTGCTGGACCAGATCGCGGCCCTGCACTGGATCCGCGACAACATCGCCGAGTTCGGCGGCGACCCGGCCAACGTGACGCTGGCCGGCCACGGCACGGGCGCCGCCATGGCGCACCTGCTGCTGTTGGCGCCCATGGCCCAGTCGCTGGTGCACCGCGCCCTCCTGATGTCCGGCTCGGCGCTCAGCCCGTGGGCGCTGGCCCGggacgcgcacgcgcacgcgcgccaCGTGGCCCGCGCCCTCGACTGCCCCGTGGCCGAAGAAGAAGGGCTCGTCGAGTGCCTGCGGCTGCGACCCGTGGGCGACCTGCTGCGCGTGCCGCTCTCCGTGCCCGACCACCTGAGCGCGTTCGGCCCCACGGTGGACGGCATCGTGCTGCGCGCCGAGCCCCTGGAGCTGACCGAGTCCCTCGCCTCGTCGGGCCGCCGCCTCGAGCTGATGATGGGCGTGTCGCGGTTCGAGTCGTACTTCTTTGTGAGTGCCTCGGAGGAGAAGTACGGCATCGAGGCGGACCGGCGGGACCGGCTGCTGCGCACGCTGGTGCGCAACCTCTTCTCCTTCCACCAGCAGGAGATATTCCTGACCATCGTCAACGAGTACACGGACTGGACGAAGCCCTTCCAGGTGAGCGCGTGTACATTGTAAGGTGCGGGCTGCGCGCGGTCCGCATGATTGGGCATTTGCGCGCACGCGCCATTTCCTGCGCGAGCCGACTCCCGCATCGCCTCCTCGCCGCTGCAGCACCCGCTCAACATCCTGGACAGCACGGGCGAGGCCGTGGGCGACGCGCTCGTGGTGGCTCCGCTGGTTCGCGCCGCGGGCCTGATGTCCCGTGTCGCGCCCACCTTCCTGTACGTGTTCGCGCACCAGGCCGAGCTCTCGTCGGACTACCCGAGCCGGCTCGGATGCGTGCACGGCGAGGAGCTGGCCTTCGTGTTCGGCGCGCCTCTCGTCGCAGCCCTGGGACACTTTGGCCGCAACTACAGCCGGCCCGAGCAGGCGCTCGCCGAGGCCACCGTCGTGTTCTGGACAAACTTCGTCAAGTTCGGGTACGACGTGCCACTCTCGCTTCTTTCTCCCTTCGTTTGCATTGAAAAAGGTGATGGTCCCGAAATGAACACGAGGAATGAGGTAAACAAGGTAGGCGTGGACAAACACTCACTTCCAACTACTTTATTTCGAAGCCTCGCATCTAAGTtttcaaagaaaaacaaacacattcAGATAAAGCGGGTGCTGTACGAAAATGCGGCGCTGCTATACTCCCTCTCTTCGAGCCCAACTTCAACCATTAAAGAACAAATATTGGTTAATTgaataaatgttttatttattggaTGCATCTTTAGCCTAGTACGAGTATTGTGGAAGGGGAAGAAGTATGTCGGGAGTACATGGTGCTATGCGCGGAGTAGGGTCTACATCAGGTGTAACAGCCGCGATTCCTTGGGAAAAGCCAGGGAGATGGACTCCAGTGCTGCGCGACGGTGCTCTAGACCACCCACCGCGCTGATCCACTCCTCATAGCTCGGCATGTCTTCCTGGCGAAGGTACTTTCTCCGCACTGCAGTTGGTGGGCCGGACATTCCCACATCAGGGTCTTGGCAATGGGTCGTACTGGCCACTTGCAGTCGCGGCAGGTGTGGCCGCTGTCGCGCGTGCCATGTGCGTCGTCGTAAGCGCAAACATCTTGCTGACTCGCTTCTGCTCGAAGTTTTGCGCAAGTCTGCCACTTTTCTATAATACGTCTGGCATGAGAACAAAGCCGGAAAAGAAGCACTTGACCGGTGCGGGGTAAAGGAGGAGGCGGTGtgtggaaagaaaaataattaaacgGAATCGTAGGTGTAAAGGACGCATTCTCAGCGATTTCTGCGCCAAGGAATAAATCAAAGAGTGGGGATCAACAAATATGCTCAGCTATACAAACTCGATTCGATTATCGATCTAACGGCAGCGCGTTTGATGGCACAAATACGAACATTAAGGTACATACACACGCACGAGCgctgtatgtgtgtatgtgtcttAGTGTGTCATGTTCTTCTTTGTCTCATCAAGTGCGCTGCCGTTGAATCGATAATGTCGATCCAACCAACAAGCTCACCAATAGCTTCCTGAGCATGCACAAACTCATTGCGTATAAACGATGTAAAAGACGCCCTACGTTCGATATTCGGGTAGCAATGATAAAGTATAGTCGCGGAAAGAGAGAGAATGGTCTTACAGGGATCTTGCATGAAGCGTCGCGGTTGCTTATTCGAAGTGCCActggatggatggaatggatggatggatggatggatgttatgagcgtcccctttggaacggggcggtgggttgcgccaccaagctcttgctattatactgcctcatGTCCTACCTAgctaaaacaataaaaaaagagaaagaaaaacagtatgaactaccacacccaaattttccgatcccctattgcgaactgtgcttttgtacgtctccatgttttgtcgtttccctacttttcttccaccaatcctccaatcgcctcttactaatgcctattgcggacatgtttactttaccacagctcccgctgaatccaagggcttcaggaggccagtggtgcctaaatcgaccgctggttagacgtcttcacattctaataaaacatgctccatagttttcctagctttatagcagcaagcacatgcttattcttccttcttatatctcgctttataggtgcgtgttctaatgcatcccgatttcgcttcgaaaagtaatgagcttccctttgagttatcataaattgtttctttcctgatttcgttgtttcctcttaagtagttactcatgatcTCAGTACGTGATCTGATCAGTACATGATCTCTTAAATAGTACTCATGCTCTTTTCACCACTAGCATGGTGAAAAGCTGACCCCTAGCGCCACCCGTTTGTCTTCGGCAGCGCTGTCATCAACACTCTAAGGAGAACGCCAGAATGTTTCGCTTAAACCTGCCTATCAATGCGTCAAAGTACGTGGAACTGTAGTTCAGTCACGAGTTATCCCGGCGGTTTCTAGTGAATTTATGTGTGCATGTCGCGCAAGAAAGCCCAATGGATTCCACTGTAAATTCCGCGCTGCTGCCTCCTAACATCCACTCTCATTAATGCGGGACGGTACCGCTCTGAGTGCGTGCGCGTGACCCGACTCGCTGGTCAACAACCTTCGGGAGTGGAGTACTTACATAGCCTAGAAACGAAGCGCGAGATCAACAAAGACAACGCTTATATAGACCAATGTGAGCGTTTACCTGTGGAACACGTAAGCTCTGCAACGCAGTTGCTTTGCAGGATTCACATATCAAACGCAACCGGGTCTTtccgatgttttctttttctttcgactGAGTTTTAAAGCGTAGCTTTGTTTGGCTGTTCCCTTCGCTTTGCATGTACGCCTGTATGACTGAGTATGTTGGACCGATCTCTGAGGCAGTGTAATCTAAAGTGGTGACTTGGTGGGCCGATCTCGATACCCGTGATTCTGGCGACGGTGAAACATCTCAGGACCCACAAGCCTCGAAGCATTAACTAATAGAGCTAACCAATAAACGTAACCAGCAGCGTATTTCAGCTGATCTACCAGTTGGGAGAATTCTGCAAGTTTCCACCTGGTGGAAATgcccattttgtctgctgctaaAGTGATGATTGGCTGTGCTGGGGTAACAGACGAAAAGGACATTACCtctaggtggacacttgcagagCACCCTCCAGGAAGCTATCACTTGACTTTGGCAATAATCCGCAGATGGTTTCTGCCCATTTTTTTTCCATCGCTGTTTCTTAATAACCACCACATGGCAACTCGACTTGCTTTTCGAGGTTATCAGATTTTAACAGACCTCTCAAAATGCGAACCTCTTACGCTAGATCCACCCGCTCTCGATTCCGCAGGGACCCCAGTTACACGGGACACAGCGGTGGATTGACCGGGAGCGAACTGCACGCCAAGGGGCGCTTCGAGCGCATTGCTTGGCCACCTTACGAACCGGCGCATCAAAAGTACCTACTCATCGGTAAGGGAAAGCTTGCTCTTAGCGGCTTATGGTCAGGCTGCTGGATTCTTTTTATTATCGCGGCACGCACACAGCGCATACGTTGTTCTCTCCTAATACACGGAATCCACTGTATATTTATGGCGCGTTTGTGTCATGTTAGCGGAAAGATTGATGGTCGCAAAATAAGAGTGCTCTGTTTGTAAGAGACGCGCCTTCGCTAGCGTGTACTCAACTCGTACTTGTTGTGCCGCAAGCCTTGATGACACCCATATGCCGCGCGAAGAatggcttgaaaaaaaaagctgttataTGCTGTTGTCACTACATGAGCCTCATAAGTTGCATGATGTTTCTCACTGTTCACTCATTCAAACCTGCTCACTTTCCTTCTGGAAAGGCTTATTCTTCTCGTACGTGAATCATGCTGGCGCCCCGTATTGGTCACGGGATCTCTTTTGGCCGTTGAAATGACACGTGCGTCATATCGTCTCCCGCTTAACGCGCTCGTGGTATTGCTCTGACGTCCGCGCACGATTCCCCGCTGATATATTCACAGCGACGGACATACGAGTTCGAGGGTGCCGAACAAGTTGAGTTCCGGAGCGAAGACAAAGTCCCGAGCGATCACCTTCTTCTTTTATGTCTGCGCCTCGCGCAGGGTTGAAGCCCAAGGTGAAGGACCACTACCACGCACACCGGCTCTCGCTGTGGCTGCACCTGATACCGCAGCTGCACCGGCCGGGTGCCCCCGAGGCGCACCACTTGCTCGAGGACCACGACAACCCGCTCAGCTACGACGGCCACGTGCGTTCTCTGGACGGCGTCGCTCCCGCAtcctcgtcctcttcgtcttcgtcCACGgcgcccagcagcagcagcaccagcagcagcagcagcgccgcccCGCTGTCGCCGGCGCCTGGCGTGCCGCAGGCATCGCAGGCGAGTGCTGTCGCTGGCTTCCGcggcaggatatatatatatatatatcccagatgaggaaagaagaaaaagaaactcaaCGAGAAATATTGTCTTTAAACGACAGAAATCCGTGTCGTAATTTGGTGCCGTTGGTATGTTTTCTCGACATGGAGGGCGGTGCAgagtagtgagtgagtgagtgagtgagtgagtgagtgagtaattaaataaataaataaataaataaataaataaataagtaaataaataaataaataaaacaattaaaAAGTGGATCGTGCTACAGCTTATGAATGACCGAGAGTTACCCACGCAACAAGTGCAGCATCGTGCCTCTCATCTGATCAGCTCAATAGCATTGATGAGATTAGGGGaaaatcaaataataataataataataataataataataataataataataataataataataataataataataatagtagacCAGAAGCGGATGATACGATTGAAGACGTTTGAGTGCCCGCTTAAAGCAACGTATGTATGGGAAAgagagagttggagaaggctGGAGGGCGTTTAGCGGCTGCACGGAGATCAAGCCATGCATGGCGCCTGCCAGCCTCAGCGCATCGTTCCAGGAATGGCAAGAGTCCGTATATACTTCATTACCATTTGCCTGAGCGGTCACGACCCTTCAGGGAATGCCGGGCGGAGATGCGACGCGTCCCGCGGCTGATATCGCATGGGCTCCTCAGGACATGATACACTGAACTCCTcatgccggggggggggggggggggcaagaaaaagaaacgtcggCTACGCGTGGCTCGCATGTATTTTCCTGAATGCCGCACAATCCTTTACACTGACGCAATCGCCAAAGGAAGCACGAGTCGCGATTCCGAAAGCCGGGTGCTGTTTATGCCGAGTTCGTTGCTGAGGGGTCTGTGTAAGGACAAAGTGAGGGGAACGTGAATGAACCGTTCGGCTGGCGTTTTGATCAGAAGTAACCTGACCATCCGGGGACGTAGACGTGCACAGAATAGAGAGGGGAGAATGACTATACCTTGGTCCTGTGAATGGGGACGCTCTATATTTTGCCCCCACACAATTTGGTGTCTGGTGGAGACCGGAGGtgactgtgaaagacaaaatggAACAATGTCATATGCCTTACTTTTCCTAAGAGCGCCGAGTCACACGAGCAAGCGTTGTTTTCCTGTATGTTTGACCGAGAAATTCAGAGTGGCTGCTCGTGAGGTTAGGCGACTCTGTAGCCAGCCAAGATGGAGTGAATATGGTGCAGCCGAGAAAGCGGCGGGTGGGAGGCGTTGCGGAGGAGGTGCGACCGCCTCTGACACGCGTCTGTGCCGGGGCGCCCCGTCAGAGTCTGGAAACGACCCGAGGCTCGCCTCCACCTGACAGCGGTGTCGGCGCGCGCAGGGCAACGAGAGCGGCGCGTGGCCCGCCGAGGCGGCGTCGACGGCCCGGCCCCTGTGGGAACCGCTGTCCGGTGGCGGCTACTCGACCGCGCTCAGCGTCACCATCGCCGTCGGCTGCTCGCTGCTCGTGCTCAACGTGCTCATCTTCGCCGGCGTCTACTACCAGCGCGACAAGACGCGGCTGGAGGCCAAGCTGCACAAGCGAAGCTACAAGCTGGCCAAGCCCGGTGAGCCACCCCACCTGACCACCGCGGGCGGGAAGCCGCTCGcgctgcgcgcgccgccgccgtcgcccgtggGGCCCGccggcggaggcggcggcggctgcggcggtgGCGCCAACATGGCGGGCGCCGGCAACGCTGCCACGCTGCCGCCCAAGGCGCCGCCGCCGATGCCCGAGGCACAGCCGCTGCTCGCGCAGGGCGCCAGCCTGGCGCGGCTCGTCCTGCGCACCCGACCGCCGTGAGTATAGTGTCTGCCAAATTAAAGAAGGTTATCCGCACTCTTCTCGTAAAAGgccttattgcgatagcaattatacgcgGCACCCCAGGCGCATTACGGCCGTCGGCGTCGTCggcgccgtgaggttccgtataaatcCAAGTGCggtaaaatcgtcgccgcgcgtcgtgtgctgtatgcgcgagtgaaagcgcgcgagggtgagcctgTGATcggggctcaatctcgcgcacgcaagggaggagagcggggaggaagcgcgccgtcttctgtcgcgcgcgaggctccGGAGTgaggggagggaagggggagcgcgttctactccggacggctgcgtgcgcctgcccgtgccgctgtatcttgaaagctatctccGACGGGTAGAGTCCGCCGCGCGCTGCGTTTTCGCAGCTTCGTTCGCGTTGACGCGAAacgcagcgcgaaggtcaattcgctcgctgctgctgccgcgcttcctcactccagcgttttgacagcgagtttccgcggtcgtcgagtgaaatgtgttcatgtttgcttgtgcgcgcttgacACCATCCTTGTCACTttatttagtatgcctatgtttacaagtttatatggccagtctactatccttacttcgtatacatagctgtccactaatttgctatcgcaatcgatgcttcgcctttcgggcgaaactgcgacatttttcaACTTAATTTcggcaaggacaaaataaaatTTGGCTTAACTTACTGCTCATATTTTCCGTTTGTTAGGGACAACAACGAGTAGTAAAAGCGGCAAGTGTAGAGTGGGCGAGGGAGGGAGGATGATCGACCCCTGCCGCGCACCGTATAATTTTTCCCGGGGTGCTATTCCGGACGTCGTCGAATTTCGCCATTGAGTCGAATTTGGTAATGGcggcgttttgagccaatcagagattCCGTAACAGCCCGCTGGGCCTCTCTGAATAATTAAAGATACCATCACTGCAGAATATGACAATATGACTGAACTTGACAATGTCCAGAATAGAACCCCCGCTCTAGGTGGACATACGAGCTATTCCGCGGCTGATGGAAAGCCATCGGCACTGAACGTTCTTTAGTAGTTTGCCCTTTCAAGTGCTGACCAAGCCAAATGCTGCCCACTTATTTCGCTGACATGACGAGAACCGGTGTATTCAAGCATCACATGACCCATGGCAGAATTCTACAGAATCGTATCGcgtgccgatttttttttctccaggtgGATGCCTGCTTAACGATGGCTTAGCGTGTTTGAAATCGAACAGCCgtgacaggagagagagagagaacaattaCCAATCTGGAAGCTTCGGACAACCAGAGAACCAAAGTGCGATTAAATGTTTACTCGCCCTCGCAGAAACGAAGACGACTGCAGACGGCGTGGCGACGCAGAGTGCATCGAGACAAAAATGTTATTACGTATTTATTAATAGAGTATTATGGCGCATAAGCTACGACGACCAAAGAGCGCCAgtgggacaaaaaaaaagattcgACGAGTACATTAGCACTCCGCTTCTTCCTCGCTACTCGCCCTCTTTGAACGGTAGCCTTCGCTAACGAGCTTTTGAAAGCATCGGCTCTAGGTACTAGCCTTGTCTTCAGAGAAAGACCGCGTGCCATTAGAG comes from the Dermacentor variabilis isolate Ectoservices chromosome 2, ASM5094787v1, whole genome shotgun sequence genome and includes:
- the LOC142571783 gene encoding neuroligin-4, X-linked-like isoform X1, yielding MKTAATTGGWRPAALCVLLLALAAGAEFTRLSSRTVTTKYGALKGYIETPVPPAPPGAQQQGQQSSRQQQHQQLQPVEVFLGVPYAAPPTGAMRFMPPVSPAHWSGVRMADRLAPVCPQRLPDIGSESEAVKRMPLGRLEYLRRLLPHLQRHSEDCLYLNIYTPAIVGRDAVRLPVLMFIHGESYEWNSGNPYDGTVMASLGNVVVVTINFRLGILGFLPAMGNSARANNGLLDQIAALHWIRDNIAEFGGDPANVTLAGHGTGAAMAHLLLLAPMAQSLVHRALLMSGSALSPWALARDAHAHARHVARALDCPVAEEEGLVECLRLRPVGDLLRVPLSVPDHLSAFGPTVDGIVLRAEPLELTESLASSGRRLELMMGVSRFESYFFVSASEEKYGIEADRRDRLLRTLVRNLFSFHQQEIFLTIVNEYTDWTKPFQHPLNILDSTGEAVGDALVVAPLVRAAGLMSRVAPTFLYVFAHQAELSSDYPSRLGCVHGEELAFVFGAPLVAALGHFGRNYSRPEQALAEATVVFWTNFVKFGDPSYTGHSGGLTGSELHAKGRFERIAWPPYEPAHQKYLLIGLKPKVKDHYHAHRLSLWLHLIPQLHRPGAPEAHHLLEDHDNPLSYDGHVRSLDGVAPASSSSSSSSTAPSSSSTSSSSSAAPLSPAPGVPQASQGNESGAWPAEAASTARPLWEPLSGGGYSTALSVTIAVGCSLLVLNVLIFAGVYYQRDKTRLEAKLHKRSYKLAKPGEPPHLTTAGGKPLALRAPPPSPVGPAGGGGGGCGGGANMAGAGNAATLPPKAPPPMPEAQPLLAQGASLARLVLRTRPPEPQENVCVMQWRKPGCLPPSGAPGSG
- the LOC142571783 gene encoding neuroligin-4, Y-linked-like isoform X2, coding for MKTAATTGGWRPAALCVLLLALAAGAEFTRLSSRTVTTKYGALKGYIETPVPPAPPGAQQQGQQSSRQQQHQQLQPVEVFLGVPYAAPPTGAMRFMPPVSPAHWSGVRMADRLAPVCPQRLPDIGSESEAVKRMPLGRLEYLRRLLPHLQRHSEDCLYLNIYTPAIVGRDAVRLPVLMFIHGESYEWNSGNPYDGTVMASLGNVVVVTINFRLGILGFLPAMGNSARANNGLLDQIAALHWIRDNIAEFGGDPANVTLAGHGTGAAMAHLLLLAPMAQSLVHRALLMSGSALSPWALARDAHAHARHVARALDCPVAEEEGLVECLRLRPVGDLLRVPLSVPDHLSAFGPTVDGIVLRAEPLELTESLASSGRRLELMMGVSRFESYFFVSASEEKYGIEADRRDRLLRTLVRNLFSFHQQEIFLTIVNEYTDWTKPFQHPLNILDSTGEAVGDALVVAPLVRAAGLMSRVAPTFLYVFAHQAELSSDYPSRLGCVHGEELAFVFGAPLVAALGHFGRNYSRPEQALAEATVVFWTNFVKFGDPSYTGHSGGLTGSELHAKGRFERIAWPPYEPAHQKYLLIGLKPKVKDHYHAHRLSLWLHLIPQLHRPGAPEAHHLLEDHDNPLSYDGHVRSLDGVAPASSSSSSSSTAPSSSSTSSSSSAAPLSPAPGVPQASQGNESGAWPAEAASTARPLWEPLSGGGYSTALSVTIAVGCSLLVLNVLIFAGVYYQRDKTRLEAKLHKRSYKLAKPASLKRTCV